The sequence below is a genomic window from Nocardia fluminea.
GCGCTCGAGAAGCTCGGCTACCTCGAACGGGTGGTCGACCCCGGCAACCGGCGCAATCACCTCCTGCACGCCACTCCCGAGGGCCGTGCCGTCGCCGGGGAGGCCGAACGCCGTCGCCGGGAGGCCTTCCAGGCGCGTTTCGCCGACTGGACGGACGAGGATGTCGAGGCCATGGCCGGCTATCTGACTCGGTACAACCGCGGCGACTGACCGAGCCCGTATTCAGCGCGTTCGGTCCGCCGACGGGCATCCGCCTGGCTATTGCGCCGGTCACTCCCGCCGATGGGCGGTGCCCCGGCGGCGTGCGCGAGTCGGTATAGTCGCCGCGGATGAGTAGTGACACCACCCACCCCGAGCAAGAGCGTTCACCACGCCCGATCAATCGAGCATGGTGGCTGGTGCCGGTGCTGCTCACCGTTGTGTCGGTGGTCTGTGTCAGGACGCCGATCTGGCCCTTCGAGCGCTATTCCGACGGGTTCATCGATCTGCAGGTCTACCGCCTCGGCATCGAGGCGATGCGCGACGGCGCCGATATATACGGTCAGCTGCCCAAGACCACGATCGGCATCGGCCTGCCCTTCATCTACCCGCCGTTCGCGGCCATCGCGCTCGCGCCGTTCGCGCTGCTGCCGTGGGGCGCGGCGAAGGTCCTCTACGTGGTGGTATCGATCGCCGCTGTCGCCTGGACGCTGTATCTGGTGGCCCGCCGCTACCACCCGAACCGCAAGCAGGCCGCGCTGCTCGTCACCGCCTGCGCGCTCCCGCTGGCGATGCTGCTGGAACCGGTCCGCTCGACCATCGACTTCGGTCAGGTCAACCTGTTGCTGATGGTGCTGGTCGCCACCGACTGCCTGCTGCCCAAGACTCGCTACCCCCGCGGCATGCTGATCGGGCTCGCCGCCGCCATCAAACTCACGCCCGCCGCGTTCGTTCTCTACTTCCTGGTCCGCAAGGACTACAAGGCCGCCGCGACCGCCGCCGGCACCGGCGCCATCGCCACCATCGCGTCCTTCGCGTTGCTGCCCACCGAATCCACCCGCTACTGGTTCGGTGGCCTCGGCAACGTCTCGGGCTTGAGCGGCTCGGCCTTCCATACCAATCAGTCGATCCAGGCTGTCATGGCCCGCCTGCACATCACCGGTCTGCCGTTCGACGCGCTGTGGCTCGTGCTGGGCGCGCTGCTGCTGGTCCTGGTCGTCGCCGCGATGCGCAAGGCCGCCGACGCCCCCGCGATCGCGCTGTCGCTCAACGCGGTCTTCACGCTGCTGGTGTCGCCGATCTCGTGGTCGCACCACTGGGTCTGGATCGCGCCCGCGTTGCTGGCGATGGTCTGTCACGCGCGCACCCTGCCCGTCAGCAGTGCTCGCGGGTGGTACGCCACGACCGTCGTCGTCGCCGCGGTCTTCGTGATCGCGCCGCACAGTTTCCTGCCCGACGGCGAACGCCGCGAGACCTCATGGACATGGGATCAGCACATCATCGGCGACACGTATGTGTGGCTGGCGGTCGGGCTCGTTGTCCTGTTCCTCGTCACCGGACGTAGGCAGGCGCCGACCGCACAGGCGCCCACGGCGGTCGAGGAAGAACACGCGCGCGTCGCCTGACCCGGTGTTCCGGCGGGCCTATCCCGGGTGGGGCACGACTGCCACCGGGGGTCGGCAGGTGATCGCTTCGGGCTCCGCGAGGTCGGCCAGTTGCCGCAGATTCGAATCCAGCCCGACCTGGAGGGCGTGACGAAGCACGACCTCGTCGGCCTCTCGGAGCACCTGGCCGTGCAGGCCGGTGCGCAGCGTGACGCGCGAGTTGTCGCGCAGGCGATCGAGTTCGATCGTGAAACCGAGTGCGATGCCCGCCACCGTGCCGCATGTCATCGTCCAGCTCCGGGTGGGGCGGTATTCGGTGACGACCAGACGCACATCGTGGAGCATGTCGAACATCTGAACCTGGGCGGGGAGCTCGAGATCGGCATCGACGCGATCCGGTGTCGTGCCGGTCCAGGCGTGCAGTTCGGACATCCACGAGGCGATGCGCACCGGTTCGGACAGCAACTCCCACAGCACATCCACGGGAACGGGCAGCGAGATCGCACCGCTCACGTGCACCTGATCCACACCGTCGCAGGGCGCGCCGTCAGGCGTGATCAGCTGACCGGTCTGCCTGCGATGACTCCGCTGGGCCATGATCCCCCACTTCATCGGGACCCGGCGTGCGGTGGTCGCACGTCCACCGTCCCGAACGGCGTGCGACAGACGCTAGCCGAATTACTCGAAATGTCCATTCGGACAGCCGATTTCGCGCGCGAGTCCAAGCCCTGCGCGGTGTTCTTCGTGGAAAGTCACCATCGCCCCACGTGCGGTCCACGTGGGGCGACGGTGCGGTGCTGTCAGGCGGTGACGGTGGCTTCGTGTTGGAGTTCCAGGGCGATGTCGATGAGTTGGTCCTCTTGGCCGCCGACGAGTTTGCGTTTGCCCGCGCGGACGAGCATTTCGGCGGCGGAGACGTTGTAGCGTTCGGCCTGGCGTTCGGCGTGTTTGAGGAAGCTGGAGTAGACGCCGGCGTAGCCCATCATCAGTGATTGCCGGTCGAGCAGGCATTCCTGGGGCATGGTGGGGCGGACGACGTCTTCGGCGGCGTCGGCGATGGCGAAGAAATCGACACCGGTGGTGATGGCGAGTTTGTCGGCGACGCCGACGAACGCTTCGACGGGGGTGTTGCCCGCGCCGGCGCCGAAGCGGCGGGTGGAGCCGTCGATCTGCGTGGCGCCGGCGCGAACGGCGTAGACGCTGTTGGCGACGGCGAGCCCGAGATTTTCGTGGCCGTGGAAGCCGACTCGGGCGTCGGTGCCGAGTTCGGCGACGACGGCGGCGACGCGGTCGGAGACTTGTTCGAGGACAAGGGCGCCGGCGGAGTCGACGATGTAGACGCAGTGGCAGCCCGCGTCGGCCATGATCCGGGCTTGCTGTGCCAAAACCTCGGGCGGTTGGGTGTGCGACATCATGAGGAAGCCGACGGTTTCCAGGCCGAGATCGCGGGCGTAGCCGAAGTGCTGGACGGAGACGTCGGCTTCGGTGCAGTGGGTGGCGATGCGGCAGATGGTGGCGCCGTTGTCCTGGGCGATCTTGATGTCTTCTTTGATGCCGACACCGGGCAGCATCAGGAACGCGATCTCGGCGTTCTTCGCTGTTTCGGCGGCGATCGTGATGAGTTCTTGGTCGGGGGTTTTGGAGAATCCGTAGTTGAACGAGGATCCGCCGAGGCCGTCGCCGTGGGCGACTTCGATGACGGGGACGCCCGCGTTGTCGAGAGCGGTGACGATGTCGCGGACTTCGGTGGGGGTGAATTGGTGGCGTTTGTGGTGGGAGCCGTCACGCAGGGAGGTGTCGGTGATCCGGATGTCGAGTTCAGCAGAGAATGGCATGGTCGAGTCTCCTTACGCCCGGCTCGTCTGCGGTGATCGCAGGGCCTCGGGGGTGGTGGTGGCGGGGGTGTCGGTCATGGATCACACCCGCGCCGACAGGATCTGATCGGCCATGACCTCACCGACACGGGTGGCCGCGGCGGTCATGATGTCGAGGTTGCCCGCATACGGGGGCAGGAAATCACCGGCGCCTTCGACTTCGACGAACACCGAAACCTTCGCCAGCCCACCGGAAACGACGGAGGGTTCGTCGAACTGGGGTTCGTTGAGCAGGCGGTAGCCGGGGACGTAATGCTGGATATCGGCGACCATCTGGTGGATGGAGGCGGTGATGGCGTCCTGGTCGGCGTCGTCGGGGACGGCGCAGAAGATGGTGTCGCGCATGATCATCGGTGGTTCGGCGGGGTTCAAGATGATGATCGCCTTGCCGCGCTGGGCGCCGCCGATGGTCTCCACACCGCGGCTGGTGGTCTTGGTGAACTCGTCGATGTTGGCGCGAGTGCCGGGTCCGGCCGAGACCGACGACACCGACGCCACGATCTCGGCGTAGGGCACGGTGACGACGCGCGAGACCGCGGCGACGATCGGGATGGTGGCCTGGCCACCGCAGGTGATCATGTTGACGTTCGGGGCATCCAGCAGCGAGGCCAGGTTCACCGGCGGCACGACGGCCGGGCCTACGGCGGCGGGGGTGAGATCCACGGCCCGGATGCCGAGTTCGGCATACCGCGGCGCGGCGGCGCGGTGGACGTAGGCCGAGGTGGCCTCGAAGACCATGTCGGGCTTGGTGTCCTGGGCCAGCAGCCAGTCCACGCCGTCGGCGGAGGTTTCCAGGCCGAGCCCGCGCGCGCGTTTCAGCCCTTCGCTGCCGGGGTCGATGCCGATCATCCAGCGCGGCTCGATGGACTCCGAGCGCAGCAGTTTGTAGAGCAGGTCGGTGCTGATGTTGCCGGATCCGACGATCGCGGCGGTGACGGTGCCGTGGGACACGGTTGGTCTCCTAGGGGCGGCCGGTGAAGACCGGCGAGATGGATGGCGCAGGCGAGACGAGCACGGTCGCCTAGGCGAAGTTCAGGCGGACAGAGCCGAGGCCGGAGAATTCGGCGTGGAAGGCGTCACCGGGTCGCGCGTCGATGGCGCGGGTGCAGGACCCGGGCAACACGATGTCGCCTGCCTTCAATCGCACGCCGAAGCCGGCGACTTTGCGGGCCAGCCAGGCCACGGCGATCACCGGATCGCCGAGGACCGCGTCGCTGCGGCCTTCGGCGATGACCTCACCGTTGCGGGTGAGCACGGCATCGATGGCGGTGATGTCGATGTCGGCGGGGGCGACGCGCGCTGTGCCGAGTACCCACCCGGCCGAGGACGCGTTGTCGGAGATGGTGTCGGTCAGGCCGATCTTCCAGTCGGTGATCCGCGAGTCGATCAACTCGATGGACGGTGCGTAGGCGACCGTGGCGGCGAGGACGTCGGCTTCGGTGCAGTCCTCGCCGGGTAGGTCGGCGCCGAGGATGAACCCGACCTCGACCTCCACGCGGGGCAGCAGGAACTTCGAGGTGTCGACGGGGACGTCTTCGAAGACTTCCATGTCGGCGAGCAGGTGACCGTAGTCGGGCTCGTCGACGCCCATCATCTGCTGCATCGCCTTCGACGACAGCCCCACCTTGTGTCCGACGACCTTTCCGCCGTCGTCCAGCCTGCGCCGGATATTGAGCAGCTGGACCTCGTACGCGTCCACCACATCGATGCCCGGATACCGGTCGGCGATGGGGGACACGGCCACCCGATCCAGCTCCGCTCGCGCCAGTTCGGCCGCGAGCTCGGTGCGCATGCCGGTTGTCAGCATCCTGGCTCCCTCTTCTCGTCTGGTGATGCCACCCCATGCTCGTGGTCGAGCCGGCCCACCGGGCCGGGCTCTCCCGCTGGATGGACAGGAAATTCCGCTGCCCGGCCGGGGATCGCCGCGCACGCGGCCACCAGGACAACGGTCAGGACCGCGATGGACACGAACACCAGATGGATCGCGGCCGAGAGCGCTTGCGGAGTCGGCGCGTCCACGCCGGCGAGGCGTGCGTTGACCATCGCCCCGAAGACCGCGACCCCCACGGCGCTGCCCAGCGACCGCGCGAACATGGTGGCGGAGGTGACGACCCCGCGTTCGGCCCACCGCGCGCTCGTCTGCGCCGCGATGAGCGTGGGTGTGGCCACCAAGCCCATGCCCGCGCCCACCACGAAACACGACGCGGCGACCTGCCACAGCGGCGAATGCTCGTCCAGCAGCAGAGTCGTCGCCGCGCCGAGCGCCGCGACGGTACTGCCGAGGACCGCGCACGCGCGAAAGCCGAAGCGCAGGTACACTTTTCCCGCTCTGGCCGCGGCCAACGGCCAGCCGAGGGTGAGCGCTCCGGTGACGAGTCCGGCCACCAGCGCGCTCGTTCCGAGCACGCCCTGATTGAACATCGGCACATACGTCGTGAACCCGAACAGCAGCGCACCGCCCAGTACGGCCGCGACGCCGCTCGCGATCACCACCCGCCGGGTGAACACCCACAGCGGCAGAATCGGGTGCGTGGCACGCGCTTCGACGACGACGAACAGCGTGAGCGACAGCCCGGCGCACCCGAACACCGCGATGCCGACCGGCGATCCCCACGCCCACGTGTGACCGCCCTCGAGCAGCCCGAGCACCAGTGTCCCCGCGCCGAGCGTCAACAGCACCGCCCCGGCCCAGTCGATGCCGCGCCCGCGCCGCGGTACGGATTCGTCGAAGTTGCGGACCAGCATCCACGCGGCGAGCGCGGCCAGCGGCAGATTGATCAGGAAGATCCACCGCCAGCCGAGGTAGTCGGCGCAGATGCCGCCGAGCAGCGGACCGGTCACCGATGCCACCGCCCACACCCCGGCCAGATAGCCCTGGATGGTGGCACGCTCGGCCAGCGTGTACAGATCGCCCGCGATGACCATGGTCGTGGGCTGGATGGCGCCGGCGCCGATGCCCTGGACGGCGCGGAACACGATCAGGGCGAGCATGCTGCTCGCCAGCCCGCACAGCAGCGAGCCCAGCGCGAACACCGCGATCCCGAACAGCATCACCGGTTTGCGCCCGAACGTGTCGGCGAGCGCGCCGTAGATCGGCACGGTGACGGCCTGGGCGAGCAGATAGCTCGTGAACAGCCACGGGAACAGCGTGAAATCGCCGAGGCTGTCGGTGATCGACAACACCGCGGTCGCCAGGATCGTCGAATCGAGCGCGACGAGTCCGGTGGCGAGCATCAGCGAGGCGAGCACCGGTCCACGGTCCGAGCCGAACCCGACCTCCGATCGCGCGGTATCGGTTGCCACAGAACACCTCTCGATCAGAAGCGGATACGGACCCGGTCGGTGCTCGGGCGGGCCTGGCAGGCCAGGGTGTAGCCGGCGTCGATGTCTTCCTGATCGAGGATCGTCGAGCCGGGCATGGCGACCGCACCGTCGACGACGGTGCAGGCGCAGGAACCGCATTCGCCCTCGCGGCAGGAGTAGGGCACATCGAGCCCGTCGGCGAGCATGACGTCGACGAGGGTGCGCGAGCGCGGCCAGCTCAGCGCGTGCACCGTCCCGTCGAGCTCGACCTCCACGCGCGCGGCGTCCTCGGAGTCGGCGGGGTCGAGCGGCTCCGGCACGGCGAAGGGATCACCGGACAGTGAGACGAACACCTCGGTGGTGATGCGCTCGCGCGGCCATCCGGTGCCCGAGAGTGCCTCGGTCACCGCCGACATGAACGGGCCGGGCCCACACACGAAGGACTCGAAAGACGGGTACGGCGCCGCGAATTCGGCCAGCTGGGCGGCGGAGGGCAGGCCCTGCAGCGATTCGAGCCAGTGCGCCACGGTGATCCGGCCCGGATACCGCGCGACGAGATCGCGCAGGGCGTCGGCGAAGATCACCGAATCCTGCTCGCGATTGGCGTAGAACAGCACCACCCGGCCGGTGCCGCGCGCCAGCGCCGAACGCAGGATCGAGATGACCGGGGTGATGCCACTGCCCGCTGCCCACAACAGCAGGTCGGTGTCGAGCGAGGCCGGGGTGAAGGCGCCCTGCGGCGGCAGCACGTCGAGGGTGTCGCCGACAGTGATGTTGTCGCACAACCAGTTCGAGCCGTAGCCGCCGGGGGTTCGCTTGACCGTGACCTGCGGCGGCTCGCCCGTGAACGGCGAGTTCGCCAGCGAATAGCAGCGCGCCACCGGTTCTCCCCGCTCGCTCGGGATGCGCACAGTGAGGAATTGGCCGGGCCGGAAGTCGAAGCGTTCGGCGGCCGCTGCCGGCACGTCGAACACCAGCGTCCGCGCGTCCGCAGTCTCCTCGATCACCGCGGATACGCGCAGCGTCACCACCCGCGAGCTACGCGAAACGTCGACAGTCGCCCTCGTCACTGGTGTTCTCCTCGATCTCGGAACCGGACTTGCCGAGCAACCGTCGCAGGCCCGGTGGCGCCGCGGAGCCCGTGGTTCCCGGTGGCCGGGAGATCGCCGTGCACTGTCCGCTGACCGGGAAGACCAGGGCGGACGCGGGGACGGCGACCCTACCGTCGGGCTCGTGGACACCAGATTCTCCGGGGGCACCCGATGAACCGCATGCAGCACACCGTCGCGCTGGTGACCGGCGCGGCAGGGGGAATGGGCCGCGCCCATTGCCGTCGGCTGGCCGAGGAAGGCGCCGACATCATCGCGCTCGACATCGAGGCCGCCGCGGCCGAATTGGCCGAGACGGCACGAGAAGTCGAGTCACTGGGGCGCCAGTGCGTCACCGGTATCGCCGACGTGCGCGATCAGGCATCCCTGGACGTGGCTGTCGCCGACGGCGTCGCCGCGCTGGGCCGCCTCGACGTGATCGTGGCCAACGCCGGCATCTACACCGACCTCGGCCTGTCCTGGGAACTGTCGGACCAGGCCTGGCAGCGCACCATCGACATCAATCTCACCGGCATGTGGCACACCGTGCGCGCCGCCGTGCCCGCCCTGTCCGACGGCGGCTCGGTGGTGATCGTGAGCTCCACCAACGGCATCGTCGGCGCGGCCGCGGCCGCGCACTACTCGGCGAGCAAGCACGCCGTGGTGGGGCTGGCACGCACCCTGGCCAACGAGCTCGGGCCGCGCGGGATCCGGGTGAACACGGTGCATCCCGGCTCGGTCGCCACGCCGATGATCCTCAACGACACGGTGTACGCCAAACTGCGCCCCGACCTGCCGAATCCGACACAGCAAGACGCCGCGGAGGCGCTGGCCCTGCGCACGATCCTGCCCGTCGCGTGGGTGGATCCGGTCGACATCAGCAATGCCGTGCTCTTTCTCGCATCCGACGAGTCCCGTTACGTGACGGGAATTCAGCTCGTGGTGGATGCCGGACTTACTCAGAAGGTGTGACATGGGACGGGTTTCGGGCAAGATCGCGCTGATCACCGGCGCCGCGCGCGGTATCGGCCGCGCACAGGCGATCCGGCTGGCCGAGGAAGGCGCCGACATCGTCGCCGTCGACATCTGCGGCCCGGTCGAGACCGTGGTGTCGCCGGGAGCGACCCACGACGACCTCGCCGAGACCGTGCGCGCGGTCGAGGCGACCGGCGCGCGGATCGTCGCCGCGACCGTCGACGTCCGCGACGGCGCGGCGCTGCGGGCCGCGGTCGACGCCGCGGCCGAGCAGCTGGGCGGTCTCGACATCGTCTGCGCCACCGCCGGAATCAGTTCCAGCGGTGGCGCACTGGAACTGACCGAACAGCAGTGGCAGACGATGATCGATGTCAACCTGACCGGTGTGTGGCAGACGTGCAAAGCCGCCACCCCGCACCTCATCGCGCGCGGCGGCGGCGCGATGATCCTGACCAGCTCGATCGCCGGACTACGCGGCCTGGTCGGCGTCGCGCACTACACCGCCGCCAAACACGGAGTGGTGGGGCTGATGCGATCACTGGCGAAAGAGCTTGCCCCGCACCATGTCCGGGTCAACTCGGTGCATCCGACCAATGTCGACACCCCGATGATCCAGAACGACATGGTGCGCAAGGTGTTCCGGCCCGACCGGGAGAACCCTACCCGCGAGGAGTTCGCGGAGGCGGCGGTGACGATGAACATGCTGCCCATCCCGTGGGTCGACCCGATCGACATCGCCAACGCCGCCCTGTTCCTCGCCTCCGACGAGGGCCGCTACATCACCGCGGTGACCTTGCCCATCGACGCGGGCAGCACCCAGCGCTAGCGCGCTAGCAACGTTGGTACCGACGCGCGAAGGGCTCCGACTCCGGTGCGACCTCACTCCCGGGTGCCGGGCAGCCGCCGACCAGGACGGCGAACCTGGGGCCCTCGCGCGTCACGATCGTGTAGTCGACCACAGCACCGGGCCGGGCCAGGTACGGAAGGTGGCGGTCGGCGAGTCGCGTCGCCTGCGCGGCGCCGAATTTCTCTCCGACGGGCGGGAATACCATGACGCCCAAGGTGCGGCCCGCTGCGTCGGGCGGGTCGAACACCGACACCTCGGCGACGAACGGAGTGGGTTGATCGGTCAGCAACCACTCCCACACTTCGAGTTCGCCGTGGGAGGGGAAGCGGGGACGGCCGTCCACATGGGTCACACTGGGCCCCAGTCTCGAGTAGAGCTCGGACATGCTCCCCCCATGAGTGGGCGACACTGTCCAGTTGTTGGCTGCCAGTTCCGGGAACTCCTGGCTGATTCGGCGCATCGCCGCGGTGGCACGCTGGGGTTCGGCCTCGGAACCCGCTCGGACACTGATGGATCCGAGCGGTCCGTCCGCGTCTCCGTTGGCCCTGATTCCGCCGGACCAGTGAATCTCCGCACCGGTTCCGGCCGATGACACTCGGGTCCAGGCGTATGCCGCGTTCGCCTCCACGTCCACGTCCCGCCCGAACAGCCAGCTCCCGAAATAGGAGTCTGCCATCCTGCGGATTTTGACCAAGGTCTGCTCGCCTCGATAGTGCGGCGGCAGTTGCTGAGCACCCATGACACGCACGACAGACGCGGTCTCGGCCGGCGTGGCGTCGCCCTCGAGCTGCACGTCCAGTGTGGAGGTGTAGTACGAGTTGGGGCCGTACGGGTTGTACTGGAACGTATGTGACGCGTCGGCCACTCCCGGAAGGGCCTCGATGGACGCCTCGATCACCCGCGACCAGCTGTCACGCTCGTCCTGATCGGGCCCTTGCGCGAAGAGCGAACATCCAGTGAGCAGGACTGCCGCCATCATTAACCCGATGGTGGGCACCGTGAAACGCACAGCGTTCATCCTGCCACCGGTCGGCATAGGGACAGTCGCGGAAAATCGACAATGCGCGGGCTGCCCCACGGCAGCCCGCGCATTGTCTCGTCTCAGCTCGCGGTGTCCTTGCGGGTGAGGAAAGCCAGTACGGCCGACTCGAATTCGTCCTTGCGTTCGATCATCGCCCAGTGCCCACAGTTCGGGAACACGTGCAGTTCGGCACGCGGGATCGTGCGCATCGGGATCAACGCCATATCGAGGGGGCTCACCCGGTCGTCGCGGCCCCAGGTGATCAGCGTGGGCGCGGTCACCTTGTGCAGCATCGCCCACGGCGGCGGCGCGTCGGAGGCTTCCATCGCCTTGACCATCATCGCGAACGCGGCCTTGCTGTACATCCGGCGGGCACTGTCGAGCGTCGCGGGATCGGTGGCCTGGGTCCAGCGCTCCTCGATGAGTTCCTCGGTGACCATGGCCGGGTCGTAGACCATCGAATGCAGCCACTGGACCAACCGCTCGCGGGTGGGTTCCTCGGTGAACTCCTGCAGCAGCTTGATGCCCTCACCGGGGCCCGGGCTGAACAGGTTGCGGCCGATACCACCGATCGTCACCAGCTTGCCGACCCGCTCCGGATGGGCGATGGCGTAGTTGAGCGCCACGCCGCCGCCCATCGAGTTGCCGATGATGTCGACGCTGTCCAGGCCCAGCGCGTCGACGAAACGGACCACCGCGTCGAGCGCGGTGACCATCGGGTGCCCGCCGAAATCGTCGCTCACCCCGAAACCCGGGAATTCCAGGACCAGACAACGGAATCGCTGCGCGAACACCGCGAGATTGCCGCGGAAGTTACGCCACCCCGTGACGCCGGGACCCGATCCGTGCAGGAGCAGCAGCGGTGGTCCCTCGCCCGCCTCGTGATAGCGCAACACACCCGCGTCGGTGGTGATCTCGCGCAGCGTGCCCTCGTAGCTCAGGTCGGTCATGCGTGGGTACCGCCGTCGATGCGGATCTCGGTGCCGGTGATGAAAGCGCCGTCCTCGGAGACGAGCATCGCGATCACGCCCGCCACCGCGGTCGGGTCACCCATGCCCGCGCCGCCGGATTCGCGGTCGGTCGGCAGTACGGGAGACAGCTTGGAGAACAGAGCCCAGTCGGAGTCGGCGGGCACGTATCCCGGAGTGGCGTCGGTGATTCCGGATTTGATGCTGCCGGGCGCGACGCAGACCGCGCGCAGACCCTTACCGCCGTATTCGAGGGCGATGGCATGGGTGAAGGACTGGATGCCGCCCTTGCTCGCCGCGTAGGCCGCCATGTACGGATGCGCGAACGCCGCCGAGGTGGAGCTGAAATTCACCACCGTCGCACGCGAGTTGGCCAGCAGCGCCGGCAGTGCTTCGCGGACCACGAGGAACGTGCCGGTGAGGTTCACCCGGATGATGAGGTCCCACAGGTCGAGGGGGGTCTGCTCGGTGTGCGAGGCGCGCAGGATGCCCGCCGCGTTCACCACCGAATCCAGGCCGCCGAGGGTCTCGATCGACGACCGGACGCCCGCGATTACCGACTGTTCGTCACCGATGTCGAGGGTCAGGGTGGTGAGCCGGTCGGCGGTGCCGCGTTCGGTGGCCTGTGCGCAGGTCGCGGCGAGGTCCGAAACATCGGCGGCGACCACGCGGGCGCCCTCGTCGAGCAGCCGGAGCGCGGTGGCCTGGCCGATGCCCGATGCGGCGCCGGTGACCAGCGTCCGGTGGTTGTCGAGTCTGTTCATGGGATTTCTCCTGGTCTTGGGTGTCAGCCGAGCCGGCCGGGGACCGGTTCGTGGCGGAGTTGATCGGTGGCCAACTCGCCCGCGCGGACGGCGTCCTCGATGGAGTCGCGCAGCGCGGGGCAGGTGGGGATCCAGCTACTGTGCTCGCCGAGCGCCGCGCGCCGAGCGAACTCGGGACACGCGGACTCGGCGTCGTCGAGCCACTGGATACTGGTGTGGCTCGGACTGAACTTCTCCGCCAGCACCTTGTTGCCGCAGTCGGCGCATTCGACGGGTTGCATGGCCGCGCTCCTTATCGCTCGCCGGCGGCGTGGCGCGCGCCGATGTAGCCGAACACCATGGCCGGACCGATGGTCGCGCCCGCACCGGCGTAGTCGTTGCCCATCACCGCCGCGGAGGTGTTGCCCACGGCGTAGAGACCGGGGATGGGCGAACCGTCGGCGCGCAGCACCTGGGCGTCGGCGTTGTAGACCAGTCCGCCCTTGGTGCCGAGGTCACCGATCCGCACCCGCAGCGCGTAGAACGGACCCTTGTCCAGCACATCGAGTGCGGGCGTGGCCAGCGTCGGATCGCCGTAGTAGTTGTCGTAGGCGCTCACCCCGCGACCGAAGTCCGCGTCGTGCCCGTCACGAGCGAAACCGTTGAACCGTCCGACGGTGTCGCGCAACGCGTCGGCGGGCACACCGATCTCGGCGGCGAGTCCCTCGATATCGGGCGCGGACCGGATCAGGCCCGACTCCGGCCACGAGGCCGGGAACTTCTGGCCGGGCACGATGCCGCCGATCGGGTAGCGGCTCTTGGCTTTCGCGTCGAAGACCAGCCAGGCCGGATCGTGGTTGCCCGACAGCTGGGCGTGCACGAACGTCACATAGGGTGACGCCTCGTTGGTGAAGCGCTTGCCCGTGCTGTCGACGATGATCGAGCGCGGGATCGAGCGCTCCGACACCAGCACCTGATTGATGCCGTCCGGGCGCTGGAACGACGGCATCCACCACGCGTCGTCCATGAGATCGACTGCCGCACCGACCTTCTCGCCCGCG
It includes:
- a CDS encoding alpha/beta fold hydrolase; this encodes MTDLSYEGTLREITTDAGVLRYHEAGEGPPLLLLHGSGPGVTGWRNFRGNLAVFAQRFRCLVLEFPGFGVSDDFGGHPMVTALDAVVRFVDALGLDSVDIIGNSMGGGVALNYAIAHPERVGKLVTIGGIGRNLFSPGPGEGIKLLQEFTEEPTRERLVQWLHSMVYDPAMVTEELIEERWTQATDPATLDSARRMYSKAAFAMMVKAMEASDAPPPWAMLHKVTAPTLITWGRDDRVSPLDMALIPMRTIPRAELHVFPNCGHWAMIERKDEFESAVLAFLTRKDTAS
- a CDS encoding SDR family NAD(P)-dependent oxidoreductase — its product is MNRLDNHRTLVTGAASGIGQATALRLLDEGARVVAADVSDLAATCAQATERGTADRLTTLTLDIGDEQSVIAGVRSSIETLGGLDSVVNAAGILRASHTEQTPLDLWDLIIRVNLTGTFLVVREALPALLANSRATVVNFSSTSAAFAHPYMAAYAASKGGIQSFTHAIALEYGGKGLRAVCVAPGSIKSGITDATPGYVPADSDWALFSKLSPVLPTDRESGGAGMGDPTAVAGVIAMLVSEDGAFITGTEIRIDGGTHA
- a CDS encoding mycofactocin-coupled SDR family oxidoreductase: MGRVSGKIALITGAARGIGRAQAIRLAEEGADIVAVDICGPVETVVSPGATHDDLAETVRAVEATGARIVAATVDVRDGAALRAAVDAAAEQLGGLDIVCATAGISSSGGALELTEQQWQTMIDVNLTGVWQTCKAATPHLIARGGGAMILTSSIAGLRGLVGVAHYTAAKHGVVGLMRSLAKELAPHHVRVNSVHPTNVDTPMIQNDMVRKVFRPDRENPTREEFAEAAVTMNMLPIPWVDPIDIANAALFLASDEGRYITAVTLPIDAGSTQR
- a CDS encoding mycofactocin-coupled SDR family oxidoreductase → MNRMQHTVALVTGAAGGMGRAHCRRLAEEGADIIALDIEAAAAELAETAREVESLGRQCVTGIADVRDQASLDVAVADGVAALGRLDVIVANAGIYTDLGLSWELSDQAWQRTIDINLTGMWHTVRAAVPALSDGGSVVIVSSTNGIVGAAAAAHYSASKHAVVGLARTLANELGPRGIRVNTVHPGSVATPMILNDTVYAKLRPDLPNPTQQDAAEALALRTILPVAWVDPVDISNAVLFLASDESRYVTGIQLVVDAGLTQKV
- a CDS encoding ferredoxin--NADP reductase encodes the protein MTRATVDVSRSSRVVTLRVSAVIEETADARTLVFDVPAAAAERFDFRPGQFLTVRIPSERGEPVARCYSLANSPFTGEPPQVTVKRTPGGYGSNWLCDNITVGDTLDVLPPQGAFTPASLDTDLLLWAAGSGITPVISILRSALARGTGRVVLFYANREQDSVIFADALRDLVARYPGRITVAHWLESLQGLPSAAQLAEFAAPYPSFESFVCGPGPFMSAVTEALSGTGWPRERITTEVFVSLSGDPFAVPEPLDPADSEDAARVEVELDGTVHALSWPRSRTLVDVMLADGLDVPYSCREGECGSCACTVVDGAVAMPGSTILDQEDIDAGYTLACQARPSTDRVRIRF